TTTCAGTTCCGTTTTCGTTTCCATTTCGGCTTCAGCCATAGTTGGAGTTATGACTCCATTACTTTTATTTGCTGCAATTGAAATAATTAAGTTTAGTGATATATTAGTCTTCGTTTCCGTTTTCTTTTCGTTTTCCGTTTTCTGTTCCGTTTTCGTTTCCATTTCGGCTTCCGTCTTCGTTTCCATTTCGGCTTCCGTCTTCGTTTCCATTTCGGCTTCCGTCTTCGTTTCCATTTCGGCTTCCGTCTTCGTTTCCGTTTTCGTTTCCGTTGTATTAACGAGAGAATATAATCTTTGTTGCTCCATAATTTGTTTATTGACATCAAATTTTTCTTCAATGACTTTCCGTGCTCTTTCCGTATAGTTGTTCCAAATCTCTGGATGTTCTAAAAAGAATTGTATGCCTTTCGCTAACTCAATATCATTTTTTTCTGGAGCTAGGTAACCTGTTCTCTGGTGTTCAATTAATTCAGGGATTCCCGCGTGTTGAGTGGAAACGACAGGTAAACCGCTAGCCATTGCTTCTTTTAAGACATTAGGGATGCCTTCGATATCACCAGTTTTACCTGTTTGACTTGCAAGACAAAAGATATGAGCTTTTTTTAATTCCTTCGAAACTTGTTTTGAATCCATAGCTCCTCTAAGAATCACAACATCTTTAAGGTTAAATTCTGTAATGACCGATTTAATTTTTTCCTCATCTTCACCTGTTCCAATAATATGCAGTCTAGCCCTTGGATATTGTGAATAAATCCGTTTAAATGCATTTATAAGAGTAACAAATCCTTTTTTGTCTACAAGTCTACCTACAGATAAAACTCTTATTTCTCCTTCTTTAGGAAGAATGGGGGTAGAATAGGCGAAAAGATCTGTTTCGATACCACCATATAACACATGAATTTTTTCATCCGGAATTCCTAAACTTCTTAATCCTTCTGCAAGATATTGGCAAACAGGAAAAAAGTGTGCACCATGTTTAATAAATGATGAATATCGCTTAGCATTTTTTCTGAAAATTTCTGGTCTGTCAGAACCATCACGTCCTCTAATGCTAACAATCAATGGGATATTATATTTTTCACATACAGGCAAAATTTCTTGTCCATGTTTTCCGTGATGAGCATGAATGGCTATGATTTCTTGTTCTTTGAAGAAATTTTCTAGATCTTTAATCTTGTTTAAATTATAGTAGTTTTCAAAGGGGAATTCTGTTTGGTTGGTATCGTCGAATGGGCCGATTACGATTGAGCGATAGCTACTTATTTTTACGATTTGATTATATATAAAACGTTGGTGTGTTTTAATGTTTTCACTTACAAAATAAGCAATGGTTTTCATTCTGCCTCAGTCCCTTTAACAAGAAATTCATATTTGCTCTTCTCGCGTCCTGCTAAAACTAATAGCTCTTGATAATTGCCTAATTTTTTTATTTTTCCTTGTTCTCCAATTTGTTTCACTTGCTTGTGAAATTCATGAGGGAACATGGAATCAGCTTTATAAAAAATGTATTTGTATGGTAGGTCTTCAGAACAAACTTTAAGGTAGTTTTCAAACTGAGGATTTAATTTGAATAGAAGATCTTTTGCAGAATTACGTGTAAGGGACGTCATGAGAAAATCTGATAAATTATACTCTTTAAGAACTTCCAATGGAGTTTTCATATTTTCAGGGTTCAAATTACTTTCTCCTTTTATTAACTTACATATTTTTTGCTTGCATGTAATTTACCTATTCACCTATCTCTTTTTATTTGATTTAGGCTTTTACTCATTAAATTTTTAATTATATTGATCTGCTGCCATGTACACTTCAAATCTACTAATATCGAATCTGTCTCCATCAATCGTTTTCCCCATAGACATTTTCTAATTTTCAGCATTTTATTAATGGCATCTGTTATTTGACCTTTCATCACCAACTCCAGGATTTTTTCTAAACAAGAAAAATTAAATGGTGTCAAATGACAGCTAAATTTGAAGGTGGATCGTTTGATGGTTTTCAACGATATTGATAACTTTACCTATACCACTATCTATATTTTTCAATTCATCACACCGTAGTTTGACAACAACTGTTTTTCAACTTCATTTAGACCGAGTACACTTTTTTTATTTTTTTCAAAAACTCTTACTGACTGACCTAATCCAGCCGTCTCTTTTTCAATAATAACTTCATCAGGCAACAATACAGCAAGTGGTTCATTTCCAACAAAGTTTTTCCCTAAGAGGATTGCATCACCAAGCCCACTAGCATAGGGCTGTATAGTGTATTGGATATGAAAATTGGGAATCTTGTTTTTTTCTAATAAATGAGTTTTTTGTTTTTTATCAAGAAATGCTTCAAATTCGAGTGACCGATCAAAATAGTTTGCAATCAGATTTTATGATGGTGAAACGACGATTAATATTTCCTCAATACCTGACGCCATTGCCTCCTCTACGACATAATGATTAGCAGGCTTAACAACAATCGGAAATAATTCTTTTGGAACAACCTTCGTTACGGGTAAACCCCTCGTTCCATATCCAGCCGCAGGAATAATTGCTTTTTAAATTATCGCAAAACCCCTCCTTTACTTTTTTTGTTTAGTTTGGTAATCGTCTAGCAATGTGAAAATTGAATTTTCTATAGGGTAATGTAAGCCTTTTTATTAATAAATGAACTAGTCCTCTTTATTGTTTGTACTATTGTCTATGTGCAAAACAATTATTAATTATTTAAGAATTTGTAAATATTGAATGGCAAAAGTCTATTATAAAAAAAGTAGACATTCCTACGCTAATTGGGAGCCTGGTAGTCTTTCCGGAAAATATACCACCCTTAGATGTGTTACAAAATTCAACTATTTCATTGCATTTAAACATTCCCTATATCACTCAAATTTAAAATGCTTCAGTTTTAAGTTTCATTAAAAGGATTTAATTGAAGAAGGAGTGAACATTTATTATGATTTGCACATGAACTTATGGTGCGATTGTTATATACCCGAATAATATATACTAATAAAAAAGTGCCCTCTAATTCGGGTTTTTCTATGTCTCTCAATGGTAAATATTAAGAGTCCACCCACCAGCCAAATAAGATAGAACCGCTGTTAAATTATTAAGGTTCCTCCCTGAAACAGATCCGGTAAGCCGAAATAAAACCTGCTCTAAAATGCTTCATTTGAGACAAGTATCCCTTTCGTTAGCGAAGAAAAGCATAGCCGTCGATTCAGCTTCATAGTCGTTAGTTAAACCCTCCCTGGCGATCAAACCAATCATATATTCACTTATCCTGTCCCAAGCCATCAAGAACCTTGTATGGCATTTCCCTTTCCTCCTACACATTCTATATTAACTTTGAGGAAAGTAGCATCCTATAAGTTTTTTTCACAAATATTATTACTCTATTTTTGTTTATATCCAAATAATATTGAGTTGTATACCTTGTTAACGGATTGTATCTGCTCTGACACATCGACTAAGTGCCTTTTATCAGTAAGAAAAGCTTGGACTTGTTTAAAAAGACCAGGTTTGAATTCTGTATCATGATGTTTTATGAGGGATATTTCTTCTATATGAAAGGAATTGTGTTTCATTATATATAATCTTTCGAGCGGTTGAAGAATAAGTTTGTATTGGTCAGTCATTACTTCAATTCCCCACCTACCTGGTGATTTCCAATTCGCGTGATAACTGAACAATACATCATTGTTTGTCATTCCAGAGCCTGTAAAGATAGCCGCATCAGGGTGCCAAGCTAGATGATTTGTGGACAAAGATTGTATTACTTTTGGTTTTCCAGCAATAAAAAATGCTAGATCGATGACATGTGAAGAATTGGCAATTAGCCAATTTTTCTTCACTTCATTTGTATTTTTACTTTTTTCTATTTGCTTGCTAAGTTCTGTAAAATCAAAATGTATCGAGCGAATAGGATTGTCTTCTGTGACATACGAAAGCAACTTGTTAACCGATTCATAAAACCTTCTATTGTACCCAATATATACTTTTGAATTAAATATTTGAGCTACTGCTTGCAATTCTATTAATTCATCACCACTAACTGCTCCTGGTTTTTCAAGCAGGATTTCTTTAACACCGTTTTGCATAAGCGTAATGGCGACTTCTTTTAAATGTTCTACGGAAACGGCCACGATTGCCCTATCATATGAATGCTTTTCATGCAATACTTGATCTAGATTTCCAAATGAAGCCTCCTTTCCAATTAACTCTTGAAAATGAAGAGCTGTTTCCTCAGATCTTGTGAATACATGAAATGATTGATTCATTTGCTTTAAAACTTTTGCATACTCAGAGCCCATATTCCCTGCGCCTACAAGAAGTATTGGTTTTAAGTGATTGGACATTCTATCACCCTATGACCTAGAACCTTTGAGAAGAAAGTATTTAGATTAATAATCAAGTTTACATGTAGTTTTTTAGATGTCTCATAATCCGGAAGAGAACATTTTCCAAGTAATAATAAATCAGTTACTAAGAGAGAGGTAATCGAACTTTGCTTTGGATAGTTGATAACCTTTTCTATAATTTCATTATTTTGAGTGTCTTCTACCGTGATTTTCTCCAACAAAGGGAATATCGTCCAAATTTCTTCGTTAAATTTAAATTTCATGACATACTCAAGACTTGATTGGTTACTTGATGAAATGATCAATGTATCTTCCTTATTCGTACAAGCTGTTAATACTCCCAAAACCTCCAAATATCCCTTTCTTTTACTCTCAACTACATTTTCCAATTTACTCGTTTCAATCTTCATGTCTAGACAATTTGTCAAAAAGGAGAATAAATCTAATTGGTGAATGCTGTTACAACCAATCCCAAAATTTCTATATTCTACATAAAAGTTTAAATTAGAATTGACCTTCTCTTTCAGTTCCATAAATATAGGTAGGGTTCTTAACGGACAGTTCACCCAACAACCTTTTACATTGTATTCTTTAAGAAGAGATGACATTTGATCGTAGTCACTCTCTTTTTGGAATAGCACTTTTTCTAAAATCAAATATTTCACTGAAGTAGTTTTTAATAAGGTTTCTGCAACTTCCAATCTAACTTTTGAGCTGGTAGCAATGATACATAGATCCATTTGACCTGGAATATCTTTTATAGATTCGAAAAAATAACATGTTTTCTCTATTGGCTTAGAATCCTCATAACACCTTTGCGCGAGATTTAAAGCTTCAACGCTTGGATCTATAACATATATCTTTAGAGATAAATCTGTCTTGAGCAGTCCTTCAAAATGTCTGTATCCTATATTTCCGCTACCTATGATTAAAACTTTAAACATATTTTCAGCTCTCTCCCCCCATTTATGAATGTTTTTTAATAATTTCTTCTATTTTATTTTTCGCTAAAATAGGAGCCAGCTCTACAGATATAAGTGTCTTTGACAGAAATTTATTTCCTTTCTTTTTTAAATCATCCACATAACTTTGATCGGTTGTTATTTTTGTTACAGCTTTTATTAAATCTGTCGCATTTTCTATTATTTCTCCAGCTTGAGCTTTTGCTAAGTGAGCATTGAGTTTATTAGTGTTTAATTTATAATGATAGGGAATGTTGGGTTGTAGGATGAAAAGTGGCTTGTCTAAAATTGCTGCCTCGATTGCGGTATTGGAGGAAATTGTCATTAAGCAATTAATATAATGTAAAAAATCGTACAATGGGTAATCACTAGATAGGATTTTCACATTCTTATTTTTACCTGATATTGGGTATTCGTATTGATCTCCCTTATGTTTTTTGATTAATATGGTTACGGGAAGACTTTCGGGAAATATTTCTATCCATTTCTCTAGCTGACAATTGGTATCTAGGAATGGTTGGGTTGTAAAACCTAGGATTTGATGATTGCTTGGAATGTTAAATTTTTGATAAAATGCTTCTTTTGAACTAACAGGACTTTTTTTTTCATAATAAAATCTTATATTTCCAGTCTCAGTAAGTTTTTCCTCTTTAATCTTTCGCTCGAAAAACCAGTTTTTTTGATTTTCCCCCCATGCAAAATAATAGTCGGCTCTGGAGGGAATTATGGTTCGATCCCCAATTATATAAAGTGGCATGTCGATAAATGGTATATTATATTTTTTTGAAAGCATTCCTAGAATTGCACCAAATATACTGGCTTCTGAAGGAATTATTATTACAGATGGTCTCGTATTTAAAATTAACTGATCTAAAATATAAACCCATTTTATAATGTTCGAACATACCTTTATTAACCATTGTTGAAATAAGGGTGTACTAAAATAATAATGAGAAACAGTCTTTAAAACCATTTCTACCTGTGCTTTTAAAAGTACTTGATTTTGCTTAACCTCCACGTTATTGACTTTTAAGAGTTCATTCCTAAATAGATAATTTTTAAACTGTTTTGGGAGATTATTATTTTGCTCTTTATCTTGAACACCAAACAGTGTAACTTCGTATTCTTTCAGTTGATCAACCGCAAATGCATAATAATCATCCGAAAGCAATATTGCATTCTTATTTTTTTTGATATTAACAGGAGAAATATTTTCAAAAGCTAATAATTTTTGATTTATATCTCCCATTGTCTGAAACCTTCTTAGCATACGAAATTTTTTAATCAGAGCTTGATTTATTCGGTTTCGATCAACAAATGGTTGAATATGCACTTCAAATTGTGCTGCTAAACATTGGGCTAATGGTAGTCCATAAATTTCAACCGAAGAACAACACTGAAAAAAATCATATATTAAATTATATTTGACTAGATGATAATCATTTATCTCGATTTCACCGTACATTAAAACCACTCCTACGAATAAAGATTATTTATTACATATTCATATTACTGCTTTACCTATTTACACGGATTTAATTAAACGACATTACCTATTTCTCGATATTCCATTTTTTTCATTCCCATTCTAGAGAGTTTTTCAATACTGTTTTTACAACTCTCTTCTTGTTCGGAATAATATTTCATAGATGCTTCATCATAATTTCTTTTATTTTATTTTTTGTTAAAGCAGGGGCCCAGTGTACTGTTTTAATTGAACCTTTTCGGAATGTATTTACTTTCTTTGTTAAATGATCTACATAGCCTGGAACCGTTGTTATTTTTGTTATCGCTTGAATTAACTCTGTAGCATTTTCTATTATTTCGCCCGCTTGAGATTGTGCAAAATAAGCGTTATTTTGATTATGATTTAACACATAATGGTAGGGTATGCTAGGTTGAAGGATTAGTAGTGGTTTATCTAAAAGTGCGGCTTCAAATGCCGTAGTAGATGCAATCGTCATTAAACAATCTATATGATGTAAAAAATCGTACAATGGGTAATCACTAGATAATATTTGTACGTTCTTCTTTGTACTTAATGATGGATATTCATATTTATCGTTTCTATGTTTTTTGACTAAGATGGTTACTGGAAGATTAATAGGTATAGCCTCTATCCATTTTTCAAGCTTATCATTGGTATCTAGATACGGTTGGGTTGTAAAGCCTAAGATAAAATGATTACTTGGTATTTTAAGTTTTTCATAAAATGATTCTTTTGAAATAGAGGGATTTTTCTTATCATAAAAGAATTTTATATTTCCAGTTTCAGTTATCTTATCTTCACTAATATATCGCTTCATTAACCAGTTTTTTTGATGTTTCCCCCACACAAAATAATAATCGGCTCTAGAAGGAATTATGTTAAGATCTCCAATGGTTGTAAGAGGCAGGTTGATAAATGGAATCTGATATTTTTTTGAAAGCAGTCCAAGGATTGTACCAAAAATACTAGCTTCTGAAGGATTTATGATTACAGCTGGTCGTGTCTTCAATATTTGCTGATCTAATATATAAACCCACCTTATTATAGTTATACAGGCTTTTGAAAGCCATTGCTGAAATAAGGGTGTACTGAAATAAAAATGTTGTGGTAGAAACTTTAACTTTTCATCAATCTTTTTCTTTAAAAATGCGTGTTGCTCCTTAACCATCTGGTTATCAACTTTTAACAATTCATTTCTAAAAAGAGCACTTTTAAACTGATGTGGGAGATTATCATGAATTTCTTTATGATGGACCCCATATAATGTGATTTCATATTCTTTAAGTTGATCAATCGCAAAGGCATAATAGTCATCCGAAAGCAGTATTGAATTCTTATTTTTTTGAATGGTAACCTGGGCAATGTTTTCAAAAGCTATTAATTTTTGATTAATAGCTCCCATTGTCTGAAATTTTTGTTGCTTATGAAATTCATTCATAAGAATTTGATTTCCAAGATTCTGATCAACAAATGGTTGAATATGGGGCAAAAGAAATAGCCTAGATAAACATTGTGCCAATGGTAAGCCATAAATTTTAACCGAAGAAAAATACACAAAAAAATCATATAGCAAAGAATATTTTAGTAGATGATAATCATTTACCTCATTTTCACCGAACATGTGAAAAGCCCCCCATAAATAAATATTATTTACTCTTTTTTTCTCCTATTCTGCCAAGGGTTAAATTTATCCTTATTAAAGTATAGAGAATTTAGCAAAACCGAAATATATGTTTAATAAGATGCTTTAATTAATGAAGCAGGAAGTACTTAATACAAACTTGGATGAAGGTTGTCATTAACACCTATTTTCACGCGTGTATTTACAAAAAAACTTGGGATAAGAGTGTTTAATTCTCCCCCAAAAGACTTCACTTTTTAGCTCAAAAATCACATCCAAATTCGACAAACACTTTATAAATGCTTTAAAATAATTTCTTCTATTTTTTTTTTTGCTAAAATAGGAGTCTGATCCACAGGTACATGCGCCTCTGCAAGAAATTTATTTCCTTTCCTCTTTAAATCATCTATAAAACTTGGATCAGTCGTTATTTTTGTTACAACCTGTATTAAATCTTTAGCACTTTCTATAACTTCTCCTGCTTTAGCTTGGGAAAAGAAGGCATTGTTTTGATTGTTACTTAATACATAATTATAGGGAATAATAGGTTGAAGGATTAAGAGAGGTTTACCTAATAGTGCAGCTTCAAATGCAGTAGTCGATGCAATAGTCATTAAACCATTTATGTTGTATAAAAAGTCATATAATGGATAATGACTAGATAGGATTCTCACATTGCTTTTTTTGTTTATCGACGGGTATTTGTATTGATCTAGCCTGTGTTTTTTAACTATTATTGTTATCGGAAGATTATTTGGTATTTCTTCTATCCATTTTTCAAGCTTATCATTGGTTTGATGTGGTTGGGTTGTAAAACCTAGAATATAATGATTGCTTGGAATATTGAATTTCCCACAAAATGTTTCTTTAAAGCTAGCAGTATATTTCTGTTCATAATAGAACTTCACATTTCCAGTAACCATAATTTTATCTTCTCTAATCTTTCGCTCCATAAACCACTTTTTTTGATATCCCCCCCACGCAAAATAATAATCGGCTCTCGAAGGAATGATGGACCGGTCTCCAATTGCGGTAATTGGCATAAAGATAATTGGTATTTGGTACTTTTTTGAGAGAAGCCCAAGTATTGAGCCAAAAGGGCTTGCTTCTGAAGGTATGATGATTACAGATGGTCTCGTTTTCAAAATTAACCGATTTAAAATATAAACCCATCTAATAATGCCACCACAGGATTTTGAAACCCATTGGTAAAATGATGGTTTACTGAAGTAATAATGTTGTGGCATACCCTTTAACCTATCATCCACTTGTTTTTTCAGGAGTACTTGTTGTTGTTTAACTTCCTGGTTATTAGCTTTTAAAAATTCCTCCCTAAATAGGTAATTTTCAAAATGATTCGGTAGATTATCATGCAGTTCATTATCGGCAACAGCAAATAATGTGACTTCGTAATCTTTTAGTTGATCAGTCGCGAAAGCATAATAATCGTTCGAGAGGAGTATAGACTTCTGATTTTTTTGAATAGTTACCTGAGATATATTTTCGAAAGCTACAAGTTTTTCATTAACATCCCCCATTGTGTGAAATTTTTGTTGCTTATGCAACTGTTTAATGAGGCTTTGATTTACCCTGTTCTTATCAACGAATGGTTGGATATGGACTAAAAATTGTGCTGCTAAACATTGAGGTAACGGCAAACCTGAAATTTCAATTGAAGAAAAACTGTTAAAAAAATCATACAGTAAAGAATACTTCACTAGATGATAATCATTCACCTCATTTTCACCGTACATTATAAACCTCCCGCTAATAAGTGAAATTTCTATTCAAATCTCATATCAAAAGGTCAACGTTCCTTATTGATCATTTAATCTCTTTTCTATAAGCATCTCTGCTATTAAAAAGTCCATTTCTTCATCAATATCAACCGCTCTTTCTTTCGGAATAATGATTCCCCCCGGATGGTTACCAAGAAATTGTTCATTTTCTTCATTTATCTCATTTAGATAAAACGCATAAACAGCACCATTAAGTTGGTAAGCTTTCGGAAGCTTTTGTCGTGGCAAAAAGGGATTTGCCTTTTCTATGAAAGTTATGGGACTTGTATCCTCAAAAACCCACGCTCTTATTGGGTTTAATTCAGCTTCTGAAAAAGTCGCAACTGCTCTGTAACCTTGATTATTTTCAATAAGAAGATCTAAACAATCATAAATATCTTCTTTGGAGCGAAGAGGAGAGGTCGGTTGCAAATAGAGCATAATATCATAGATCTCCTTTTGTTCATTTATTACATCAATTGTATGCTTAACTACATCAATCGCCAAAGCGTGATCCCCTGATATATGTTCAGGCCTCTTTATGACATCAGCACCAAAATGTTGGGAAATGATCGAAATATTTATATCATCAGTTGATACGACTACTTTATCGATTTCAGGAATTTCCTTTACTAGGTCAAGGGTCCAAGCAATAAGGGGCTTTTGACAAAGAAGTTTTATATTTTTATAAGGAACGGCTTTGCTTCCTCCTCTTGCTGGTACTAAAGCAATAATTTTTTTGCCTTTATACACTCTTGTTCACCCCCACTTGTTTTATTTATTAAAACTTTTATTGATTAACATCCATTTATCAATTGTCATTTCTTTTAACACCTTAATAACCTGAGTTTCCGGACATTTTACAGTATCATATGGATTTGAACTAATTCTCTTTTCCGTTTGCAAAACAGTTTTTATTGCTGCGATAATTTGAACCTCATTATAGGGAGTCTCTACTACATTACTCCCCCGTTCTCTTCCCTTTTGCCGATTTCCTATTAAGACATACGGGAGATTAAAAAAGGGCGCTTCTATCAATCCGCTACTGGAATTGCCAACCAATACGTTCGCTTGACTTAAAAGAAACAAATAATCCTCTTGCGGTATTGAATGATAAAAAGATGTTGCAGCTTTATTAAAGTGGCAAAATTCCTTTATTTTTTGATTAAAGAAATCCCCTCCAGCGTCACTATTTGCCCCAATAAAGATTAATTGTTCATGACAAATTGGTTTTAATGAACAAAGTAGAGTCTCCACTTGTTTTTCAACAGGGACAGCATCACGGGAATCTGGATGAAAAGCCACTATCAGGAGATTTTTATTAGATTGAATAGAATATTTTTTCCTTAACAACTCATTTTCAGAAATGGACTGGTTTTTCACCTGATTAATTTCAGTTTTTCGAAGGCTGCCTATCACGTGTATCCGCCAGTCTTCCTCACCTAATCGGAGTAAGGTCCTGTATGATTTTTCAGTAGAAGCAAAATGAAGATGTGCTAATTTTGTGATCGCATGACGAATGGAATCATCAGCCGATCCGCTCACTTCCCCTCCATGAAAATGAACAATCGGGATATTCAAATAATGAGCAGTGATGGCAGCAGCAAGCATTTCCCCTCTATCTCCTAAAACTAATAAGAAGTCGGGGTTATTTACCCTGAAAATCTCAGTAAAGTATAAGATTCCTAACCCTAACGATTGGGACATGGAAGCCTTATTATCACCTTTCACTAAAATCGAAGGAGTTGCTGAAATCCTTAGATGATCTTTTTTAATCTCTTGAATGGTCTCCCCATACTCACCCAACAAATGCATTCCCGTTACGATAAGGGAGAGATTGAATTCTGAATTTTCCTCCAGTTTAAGCAATAAGGGCCGATAGATTCCGTAGTCTGCTCTTGAACCAGTAACACAAAGAACTTCTTTTTTAGTCATTGAAATCAGTCCACGATAAAGGTTCATGTTTCTTTTTTGGAACTCTTAAGACTTTCCCGATTACTTTTTCAAATTCATTTGCCTCTATTCCAGCTAACGGTCGAAGAGCGATAAGATCATTTTCTGAAATAATGGTTCCGATGGGGACATTTGATTTTAAATAAAGGCTCCTCCTTACTAAAGGTTTCACTCCTTTTTCATTTGCCGTTAACTGCTTTTGTTCGGAACCAAGGGATAATTCCGTTAATCGCACTAATTCAACCATTTCCTTGAATTCCTTTATATTGATAGAAGCTAAATGATCCGGGCCGGGCAAGGTGTTGTCGAGGGTTATATGC
The DNA window shown above is from Peribacillus sp. FSL P2-0133 and carries:
- a CDS encoding Gfo/Idh/MocA family oxidoreductase gives rise to the protein MFKVLIIGSGNIGYRHFEGLLKTDLSLKIYVIDPSVEALNLAQRCYEDSKPIEKTCYFFESIKDIPGQMDLCIIATSSKVRLEVAETLLKTTSVKYLILEKVLFQKESDYDQMSSLLKEYNVKGCWVNCPLRTLPIFMELKEKVNSNLNFYVEYRNFGIGCNSIHQLDLFSFLTNCLDMKIETSKLENVVESKRKGYLEVLGVLTACTNKEDTLIISSSNQSSLEYVMKFKFNEEIWTIFPLLEKITVEDTQNNEIIEKVINYPKQSSITSLLVTDLLLLGKCSLPDYETSKKLHVNLIINLNTFFSKVLGHRVIECPIT
- a CDS encoding CDP-glycerol glycerophosphotransferase family protein codes for the protein MFGENEVNDYHLLKYSLLYDFFVYFSSVKIYGLPLAQCLSRLFLLPHIQPFVDQNLGNQILMNEFHKQQKFQTMGAINQKLIAFENIAQVTIQKNKNSILLSDDYYAFAIDQLKEYEITLYGVHHKEIHDNLPHQFKSALFRNELLKVDNQMVKEQHAFLKKKIDEKLKFLPQHFYFSTPLFQQWLSKACITIIRWVYILDQQILKTRPAVIINPSEASIFGTILGLLSKKYQIPFINLPLTTIGDLNIIPSRADYYFVWGKHQKNWLMKRYISEDKITETGNIKFFYDKKNPSISKESFYEKLKIPSNHFILGFTTQPYLDTNDKLEKWIEAIPINLPVTILVKKHRNDKYEYPSLSTKKNVQILSSDYPLYDFLHHIDCLMTIASTTAFEAALLDKPLLILQPSIPYHYVLNHNQNNAYFAQSQAGEIIENATELIQAITKITTVPGYVDHLTKKVNTFRKGSIKTVHWAPALTKNKIKEIMMKHL
- a CDS encoding Gfo/Idh/MocA family oxidoreductase; protein product: MSNHLKPILLVGAGNMGSEYAKVLKQMNQSFHVFTRSEETALHFQELIGKEASFGNLDQVLHEKHSYDRAIVAVSVEHLKEVAITLMQNGVKEILLEKPGAVSGDELIELQAVAQIFNSKVYIGYNRRFYESVNKLLSYVTEDNPIRSIHFDFTELSKQIEKSKNTNEVKKNWLIANSSHVIDLAFFIAGKPKVIQSLSTNHLAWHPDAAIFTGSGMTNNDVLFSYHANWKSPGRWGIEVMTDQYKLILQPLERLYIMKHNSFHIEEISLIKHHDTEFKPGLFKQVQAFLTDKRHLVDVSEQIQSVNKVYNSILFGYKQK
- a CDS encoding CDP-glycerol glycerophosphotransferase family protein — encoded protein: MYGEIEINDYHLVKYNLIYDFFQCCSSVEIYGLPLAQCLAAQFEVHIQPFVDRNRINQALIKKFRMLRRFQTMGDINQKLLAFENISPVNIKKNKNAILLSDDYYAFAVDQLKEYEVTLFGVQDKEQNNNLPKQFKNYLFRNELLKVNNVEVKQNQVLLKAQVEMVLKTVSHYYFSTPLFQQWLIKVCSNIIKWVYILDQLILNTRPSVIIIPSEASIFGAILGMLSKKYNIPFIDMPLYIIGDRTIIPSRADYYFAWGENQKNWFFERKIKEEKLTETGNIRFYYEKKSPVSSKEAFYQKFNIPSNHQILGFTTQPFLDTNCQLEKWIEIFPESLPVTILIKKHKGDQYEYPISGKNKNVKILSSDYPLYDFLHYINCLMTISSNTAIEAAILDKPLFILQPNIPYHYKLNTNKLNAHLAKAQAGEIIENATDLIKAVTKITTDQSYVDDLKKKGNKFLSKTLISVELAPILAKNKIEEIIKKHS
- the neuC gene encoding UDP-N-acetylglucosamine 2-epimerase, whose protein sequence is MTKKEVLCVTGSRADYGIYRPLLLKLEENSEFNLSLIVTGMHLLGEYGETIQEIKKDHLRISATPSILVKGDNKASMSQSLGLGILYFTEIFRVNNPDFLLVLGDRGEMLAAAITAHYLNIPIVHFHGGEVSGSADDSIRHAITKLAHLHFASTEKSYRTLLRLGEEDWRIHVIGSLRKTEINQVKNQSISENELLRKKYSIQSNKNLLIVAFHPDSRDAVPVEKQVETLLCSLKPICHEQLIFIGANSDAGGDFFNQKIKEFCHFNKAATSFYHSIPQEDYLFLLSQANVLVGNSSSGLIEAPFFNLPYVLIGNRQKGRERGSNVVETPYNEVQIIAAIKTVLQTEKRISSNPYDTVKCPETQVIKVLKEMTIDKWMLINKSFNK
- a CDS encoding glycosyltransferase, whose product is MKTIAYFVSENIKTHQRFIYNQIVKISSYRSIVIGPFDDTNQTEFPFENYYNLNKIKDLENFFKEQEIIAIHAHHGKHGQEILPVCEKYNIPLIVSIRGRDGSDRPEIFRKNAKRYSSFIKHGAHFFPVCQYLAEGLRSLGIPDEKIHVLYGGIETDLFAYSTPILPKEGEIRVLSVGRLVDKKGFVTLINAFKRIYSQYPRARLHIIGTGEDEEKIKSVITEFNLKDVVILRGAMDSKQVSKELKKAHIFCLASQTGKTGDIEGIPNVLKEAMASGLPVVSTQHAGIPELIEHQRTGYLAPEKNDIELAKGIQFFLEHPEIWNNYTERARKVIEEKFDVNKQIMEQQRLYSLVNTTETKTETKTEAEMETKTEAEMETKTEAEMETKTEAEMETKTEQKTENEKKTETKTNISLNLIISIAANKSNGVITPTMAEAEMETKTELKKEMKTEEKKEKKKEKKKEQKTEQKAEQKTEQKTEQKAEQKTEQKAEQKAEQKTEQKAEQKTKTKTKTENEKKKKTEQKKKTKTKTKTKTEKEKEKEKEKKSKK
- a CDS encoding acylneuraminate cytidylyltransferase family protein, which gives rise to MYKGKKIIALVPARGGSKAVPYKNIKLLCQKPLIAWTLDLVKEIPEIDKVVVSTDDINISIISQHFGADVIKRPEHISGDHALAIDVVKHTIDVINEQKEIYDIMLYLQPTSPLRSKEDIYDCLDLLIENNQGYRAVATFSEAELNPIRAWVFEDTSPITFIEKANPFLPRQKLPKAYQLNGAVYAFYLNEINEENEQFLGNHPGGIIIPKERAVDIDEEMDFLIAEMLIEKRLNDQ